One stretch of Rhodoferax lithotrophicus DNA includes these proteins:
- a CDS encoding carbohydrate ABC transporter permease — MLPLLYAVWTAFHPAEFATRLELAAPLTLDNFRRAWLAAPFARYFFNTTLLVAMILAAQLLLATLAAYAFARYHFRGRNLAFALVLVQLMVMPDILLVENYKTMATVGLIDSLPAIGLPYFASAFAIFLLRQTFMSIPKELDDAARVEGASALQTLWRVYVPLAKPVYTAFALVSVSFHWNNFLWPLIVTNSVNARPLTVGLQIFSSVDQGIDWSIITAATLLSSAPLLIAFLLFQRQFVQSFMRAGIK, encoded by the coding sequence ATGCTGCCGCTGCTGTATGCGGTGTGGACGGCGTTTCACCCCGCTGAATTCGCCACCCGGCTGGAGCTTGCGGCCCCGCTGACGCTGGACAACTTCCGCCGTGCCTGGCTGGCCGCGCCGTTTGCACGCTACTTTTTCAACACCACCTTGCTGGTGGCCATGATTTTGGCTGCGCAATTGCTGCTGGCCACCTTGGCCGCCTATGCATTTGCCCGCTACCACTTCCGGGGCCGCAACCTGGCTTTTGCCCTGGTGCTGGTGCAGTTGATGGTGATGCCCGACATCTTGCTGGTGGAAAACTACAAAACCATGGCGACTGTGGGCCTGATCGATTCGCTGCCCGCCATCGGCCTGCCTTACTTTGCCTCGGCCTTTGCCATTTTTTTGCTGCGCCAGACCTTCATGAGTATCCCCAAAGAGCTGGATGACGCGGCGCGGGTTGAAGGGGCCAGCGCCCTGCAAACCCTGTGGCGGGTCTACGTGCCGCTGGCCAAACCGGTCTACACCGCGTTTGCGCTGGTGTCGGTGAGCTTTCACTGGAATAATTTCCTCTGGCCGCTGATCGTGACCAACAGCGTCAATGCACGCCCCCTCACCGTGGGTTTGCAGATTTTTTCATCGGTGGATCAGGGTATTGACTGGTCCATCATCACCGCAGCCACGCTGCTGAGTTCAGCCCCGCTGCTGATCGCCTTTTTGCTGTTTCAGCGCCAGTTTGTACAAAGCTTCATGCGGGCGGGGATCAAATGA
- a CDS encoding carbohydrate ABC transporter permease, with amino-acid sequence MLLPALVLLLAFTHWPIVSTLVDSFFSTPKGARASVWVGLDNYAVMVADPVFWKAMRNNLWFAGVTIPLSISLALVMALWVNERMLGRAFLRMAYFTPTVLPMIAVANIWLFFYTPQYGLLEQISAALGLPSHNWLGSPSTALGAVTLVAVWKEAGFFMIFYLAALQSQNPSLREAAAIEGASRWTFFWRVQWPLLMPTTVFVLVNAFINGFRMVDHLFVLTRGGPDNASTLLLFYLYEVGFSFWDTAYAAAITVVLVSILVGMALLQFFVLDRKVHYQ; translated from the coding sequence ATGCTGCTGCCCGCCCTGGTCTTGCTGCTGGCGTTTACCCATTGGCCGATTGTCTCGACGCTGGTGGACAGCTTCTTTTCCACCCCCAAAGGCGCTCGTGCCAGCGTCTGGGTCGGGCTGGACAACTACGCGGTGATGGTGGCCGACCCGGTGTTCTGGAAAGCCATGCGCAACAACCTGTGGTTTGCCGGGGTCACCATTCCGCTGTCGATCAGCCTGGCTTTGGTGATGGCGCTGTGGGTCAACGAGCGTATGCTGGGCCGGGCCTTTTTGCGTATGGCTTATTTCACACCCACCGTGCTGCCAATGATTGCGGTGGCCAACATCTGGCTGTTTTTCTACACCCCGCAATATGGCTTGCTGGAGCAGATCAGCGCCGCATTGGGCCTGCCTTCACACAACTGGCTGGGCAGCCCGTCCACCGCGCTGGGCGCAGTGACGCTGGTGGCGGTGTGGAAAGAGGCCGGTTTCTTCATGATTTTTTACCTGGCCGCGCTGCAAAGCCAAAACCCCAGCCTGCGCGAGGCGGCGGCCATTGAAGGCGCCTCACGCTGGACATTTTTCTGGCGCGTGCAGTGGCCGCTGCTGATGCCGACCACCGTGTTTGTGCTGGTGAATGCCTTCATCAACGGCTTTCGCATGGTGGATCATTTGTTTGTGCTGACCCGTGGCGGGCCGGACAACGCCTCGACCCTGCTGCTGTTTTATTTGTACGAGGTCGGTTTTAGCTTTTGGGACACGGCCTATGCCGCCGCCATCACCGTGGTGCTGGTGAGCATCTTGGTGGGTATGGCCCTGCTGCAGTTTTTTGTGCTGGACCGCAAGGTGCATTACCAATGA
- a CDS encoding ABC transporter substrate-binding protein, translated as MKRQTFLQLTTTHLIAACALLTGATGKLHAQTPVEVQFFYPVAVGGPITKTIDDFAAAFTKEHPAIKVTPIYAGSYQESIVKALTAHKSGTPPVTSVLLSTDMFTLIDEDAVVPFDNFVKTPQDKAWLGSFYPAFMQNSQAGGKTWGIPFQRSTVVMYWNKDLFKQAGLDPHQAPATWAELKAAATKLTQKDASGKVSTWGVQIPSSGFPYWLFQTLSTTNGALLANEAGTAVKFDDPKVIEALQYWVDLGKAGIHPPGVVEWGTTPKDFFEKKAAIIFTTTGNLTNIKKNAKFDFGVGMIPGNVRKGSPTGGGNFYIFKKSSPAQQQAAFEFIQWITQPERAAQWSIDTGYVAVSQAAYNTPSLKAYGKDFPAALVARDQLPASVAELSTHDNQRVTKALNDGLQAALTGNKSPAQAMKEAQMEADRILRAYK; from the coding sequence ATGAAACGCCAAACCTTTCTTCAGTTAACAACTACACATTTAATAGCTGCTTGCGCATTATTAACGGGCGCTACAGGCAAATTACATGCACAAACACCGGTCGAAGTGCAGTTTTTTTACCCGGTGGCCGTGGGTGGCCCGATCACCAAGACGATTGACGACTTTGCCGCCGCCTTCACGAAGGAGCACCCCGCCATCAAGGTCACGCCGATCTACGCCGGCAGCTACCAGGAAAGTATCGTCAAGGCGCTGACGGCGCACAAATCCGGCACACCCCCGGTGACCTCGGTGCTGCTGTCCACCGACATGTTCACCCTGATCGACGAAGATGCCGTGGTGCCGTTTGACAACTTTGTCAAAACGCCGCAAGACAAGGCCTGGCTGGGCAGCTTCTACCCGGCCTTCATGCAAAACAGCCAGGCCGGCGGCAAAACCTGGGGTATTCCGTTCCAGCGTTCCACCGTGGTTATGTACTGGAACAAAGACCTGTTCAAGCAGGCCGGTCTTGACCCCCACCAAGCCCCCGCCACCTGGGCCGAGTTAAAAGCCGCCGCCACCAAGCTGACGCAAAAAGATGCCAGCGGCAAAGTCAGCACCTGGGGGGTGCAGATTCCGTCCAGCGGCTTCCCGTACTGGCTGTTTCAGACCCTGTCCACCACCAACGGGGCCCTTCTGGCCAACGAGGCGGGCACCGCCGTCAAGTTTGATGACCCCAAGGTGATTGAAGCACTGCAATACTGGGTTGACCTGGGCAAGGCCGGCATTCACCCACCGGGCGTGGTCGAGTGGGGCACCACACCGAAAGACTTCTTCGAGAAAAAAGCCGCCATCATTTTCACCACCACCGGCAACCTGACCAACATCAAGAAAAACGCCAAGTTTGACTTTGGTGTCGGCATGATTCCGGGCAACGTGCGCAAGGGCTCACCCACTGGCGGCGGCAACTTCTACATCTTCAAGAAATCCAGCCCGGCGCAGCAACAGGCGGCGTTTGAGTTCATCCAATGGATCACCCAGCCCGAGCGTGCCGCACAGTGGAGCATCGACACCGGCTACGTGGCGGTATCACAAGCCGCCTACAACACCCCGAGCCTGAAGGCCTACGGCAAAGACTTTCCCGCTGCTCTGGTGGCGCGTGACCAATTGCCGGCATCGGTGGCAGAGCTGTCCACCCACGACAACCAGCGCGTCACCAAAGCCCTGAATGACGGTTTACAAGCCGCCCTGACCGGCAACAAGAGCCCGGCGCAAGCCATGAAAGAGGCCCAGATGGAGGCTGACCGCATCTTGCGGGCCTACAAATAA
- a CDS encoding ABC transporter ATP-binding protein, with protein MSAIELVGVSKSWGSSTALEAINLRIEQGTFCVLLGPSGCGKSSTLRIMAGLESASTGRVLMDGRDITQVSPAQRGMAMVFQNYALFPHLSVADNITFGLSVRKTPAAEITRRLKETAALLGLSSLLARRPSQLSGGQQQRVALGRALVAQAKVCLMDEPLSNLDAQLRQDMRRELRDIQRQLGLTVVYVTHDQSEAMSMADQVVLLNRGRIEQVGTPRDLYTQPASTFAARFVGTPPMNLLTLEQGRIAGSEIAIPLDAAILGVRPEAIHLHPGGLPAVVQSLEYLGADLLLHCHIGNQSLRVRLDGQHHAAAGDQVRLHWSPAEAHGFDSAGQRIHTHHSPASTPS; from the coding sequence ATGTCAGCCATTGAACTGGTGGGGGTTTCCAAATCGTGGGGCAGCAGCACCGCACTGGAAGCCATCAACCTGCGGATTGAACAAGGCACGTTTTGTGTGCTGCTCGGCCCCTCGGGGTGTGGCAAGTCAAGCACCTTGCGCATCATGGCCGGGCTGGAGTCGGCCAGCACCGGGCGGGTGCTGATGGATGGGCGCGACATCACGCAGGTGTCACCGGCCCAGCGCGGCATGGCCATGGTGTTCCAGAACTATGCACTGTTCCCGCATCTCTCGGTGGCCGACAACATCACGTTTGGCCTGTCGGTGCGCAAAACACCGGCCGCCGAAATCACCCGGCGCTTGAAAGAAACCGCGGCCCTGCTGGGCCTGAGCAGCCTGCTGGCGCGCCGCCCCAGCCAGCTCTCGGGCGGCCAGCAGCAGCGGGTGGCGCTGGGCCGTGCACTGGTGGCGCAAGCCAAGGTGTGCCTGATGGACGAGCCCTTATCCAACCTGGATGCACAACTGCGCCAGGACATGCGCCGCGAGCTGCGTGACATTCAGCGCCAACTCGGGCTGACCGTGGTCTATGTGACCCACGACCAGTCCGAGGCCATGAGCATGGCCGACCAGGTGGTGCTGCTCAACCGCGGGCGTATCGAGCAAGTGGGCACCCCGCGCGACTTGTACACCCAACCGGCCAGCACCTTTGCGGCGCGTTTTGTCGGCACCCCGCCGATGAATTTGCTGACCCTTGAGCAGGGCCGCATCGCCGGTAGCGAGATTGCCATTCCGCTGGATGCCGCCATTCTGGGTGTGCGCCCGGAGGCGATTCACCTGCACCCTGGCGGACTCCCCGCCGTGGTGCAAAGCCTGGAATACCTCGGGGCCGACCTGCTGCTGCACTGCCACATCGGCAACCAGAGCCTGCGGGTACGCCTGGACGGGCAACACCACGCCGCCGCAGGTGATCAGGTTCGCCTGCACTGGAGCCCCGCCGAGGCCCACGGCTTTGATTCCGCTGGCCAGCGAATTCACACCCACCACAGCCCTGCATCAACCCCCTCTTGA
- a CDS encoding alkaline phosphatase D family protein, translated as MIPHTHNSRRDFLVKSASSALAIGVVGSLAACGGSDTRPATFSYGVASGDPLTDRVILWTHAQIAGSTDPVALTWQVASDSSFSKVVSSGRVTATQANAFTAKVDATGLTAGSSYFYRFMDDTGAASTVGSTRTLPASNVASVKLAVFSCALYSAGYFNAYDAAAKSDAQYAIHLGDYLYEYGADPAKFGNTDALTGTSAVSLNRVITPANDMVSLNDHRTRYALYKSDPSLQALHAKMPWITVWDDHEFANNAYVNGAENHHTATQGDWTTRKNIAARVYHEWMPIRTDASGDVLKIYRSFDFGNLFTLHMLDTRIEGRDQQYDSFGDADGGLTRYATALANGSDATRKMISSTQQSWLTNGMATSKATWQLLGNQDIMARMWFPASVLQAQAVATASPTPANLTAVQTAITAYLGAKGARAGAALGGPALTATQTALLNTTSNPLLPYNLDAWDGYPSNREAILQTVKAQGKKLVALSGDSHNAWFANLTTLADDKVGVEFAASSVTSPGFESVGLGGLASALDGTALVPQLGAAAMGAGLGLINDLNYTDSSQRGYLALTVTADAVKGDYVYMSTVKSTSYSATVGKTITVAAATGAITYA; from the coding sequence TTGATACCTCACACGCACAACAGTCGGCGCGATTTCCTCGTCAAATCAGCCTCCTCCGCCCTGGCCATAGGCGTGGTCGGCTCATTGGCAGCTTGTGGTGGCTCAGATACCCGCCCGGCCACCTTCAGCTACGGCGTGGCCAGTGGCGACCCGCTGACTGACCGGGTGATTTTGTGGACCCACGCCCAGATCGCTGGCAGCACCGACCCGGTGGCGCTGACTTGGCAGGTGGCCAGTGACAGCAGCTTCAGCAAAGTGGTCAGCAGCGGGCGCGTCACCGCCACGCAAGCCAACGCATTCACCGCCAAAGTGGATGCCACCGGTTTGACGGCAGGTAGCAGCTACTTTTACCGTTTTATGGACGATACCGGTGCAGCCTCCACCGTGGGAAGCACCCGCACCCTGCCCGCCAGCAATGTGGCAAGTGTCAAGCTGGCCGTGTTCTCCTGCGCACTGTATTCAGCGGGTTATTTCAACGCCTATGACGCAGCCGCCAAGTCGGACGCGCAATACGCCATCCATCTGGGGGACTACCTGTACGAATACGGCGCCGACCCCGCCAAATTTGGCAACACCGATGCCTTGACCGGCACCAGCGCCGTGTCCTTGAACCGGGTCATCACCCCGGCCAACGACATGGTCAGCCTGAATGATCACCGCACCCGTTACGCCCTGTACAAGTCAGACCCGAGCTTGCAGGCCTTACACGCCAAAATGCCCTGGATCACAGTCTGGGACGATCATGAATTCGCCAACAACGCCTATGTCAACGGCGCAGAAAATCACCATACCGCGACCCAAGGAGACTGGACAACCCGCAAAAACATCGCCGCCCGGGTATACCACGAGTGGATGCCGATCCGCACCGATGCCAGTGGTGATGTGCTGAAGATTTACCGCAGCTTTGACTTTGGCAACCTGTTCACCCTGCACATGCTCGACACCCGTATCGAAGGCCGCGACCAGCAGTACGACAGCTTTGGGGATGCCGATGGTGGCCTCACGCGCTATGCCACCGCTCTGGCCAATGGCTCCGATGCGACCCGCAAGATGATCAGCAGCACGCAGCAAAGCTGGCTGACCAACGGCATGGCAACCTCCAAAGCCACCTGGCAACTGCTGGGCAACCAGGACATCATGGCGCGTATGTGGTTCCCCGCTTCGGTCTTGCAGGCCCAGGCCGTCGCCACTGCCAGCCCCACCCCGGCCAATCTCACAGCGGTGCAAACCGCCATCACCGCCTACCTGGGAGCCAAAGGGGCGCGTGCAGGTGCAGCCTTGGGTGGCCCGGCGCTGACCGCCACACAAACCGCTTTGCTCAACACCACCAGCAACCCGCTGCTGCCCTACAACCTGGATGCCTGGGACGGCTACCCCAGCAACCGCGAAGCCATTTTGCAAACCGTCAAGGCCCAGGGCAAAAAGCTGGTGGCGCTCTCGGGCGACTCCCATAACGCCTGGTTTGCCAACCTGACCACCCTGGCCGATGACAAAGTGGGGGTCGAATTTGCCGCGTCTTCGGTGACCTCCCCCGGGTTTGAGAGTGTGGGTCTGGGTGGCCTGGCCAGTGCGCTGGATGGCACAGCCTTGGTCCCCCAACTGGGTGCCGCCGCCATGGGTGCGGGTCTGGGTTTGATCAATGACTTGAACTACACCGACAGCAGCCAACGCGGTTATCTGGCCCTGACCGTCACCGCCGATGCCGTCAAGGGTGACTATGTGTACATGAGCACCGTCAAGTCCACCAGCTACAGCGCCACCGTGGGCAAAACTATCACCGTGGCGGCTGCCACTGGTGCCATTACCTACGCCTGA